A window from Ignavibacteriota bacterium encodes these proteins:
- a CDS encoding Re/Si-specific NAD(P)(+) transhydrogenase subunit alpha codes for MVIAIPKEILPGENRVSLVPDVVSKLIKKGFSIKVESDAGLKAGFTNNQYESAGAKIVNSLDELYDSDIILKVQRPVEFSDGKNELDLIKEGTFLITLLYPLHFPELAKQCAENGINVISMDAIPRTTLAQKMDALSSQANIAGYKSVLMAANELGKIFPLMMTAAGTIQPAKVVIMGAGVAGLQALGTAKRLGAIVEVSDIRPSVKEEVQSLGGRFIEVETDENMQDSGGYAKEASEEFLKKQKALIFKHVTNADIVITTALVPGKKSPILVTEEMVKGMRHGSVILDMAVEFGGNCEISEKGKIVKKYGVTIIGEPNLPSLVPTNSSEVYSKNLLALLEHISKDGKIELNLDDEIVKGALITYNKEVIQERTKNLLNNI; via the coding sequence GTGGTAATCGCAATTCCTAAAGAAATCTTACCTGGTGAAAATAGAGTTTCATTAGTTCCGGATGTTGTTTCAAAATTAATTAAAAAAGGTTTTTCTATTAAAGTTGAATCTGATGCCGGTTTAAAAGCAGGATTTACAAATAACCAATATGAAAGTGCCGGAGCTAAAATTGTAAATTCTCTTGATGAACTTTACGATTCAGATATTATTTTAAAAGTACAAAGACCAGTTGAATTTTCAGACGGAAAAAATGAATTAGATTTAATTAAAGAAGGTACATTTTTAATTACTTTGCTTTATCCTTTACATTTTCCTGAGCTTGCTAAACAGTGCGCTGAAAATGGAATAAATGTAATTTCCATGGATGCAATTCCGAGAACAACTCTTGCGCAAAAAATGGATGCTCTAAGTTCGCAAGCAAATATTGCTGGATATAAATCTGTATTAATGGCAGCAAATGAACTTGGAAAAATATTTCCACTAATGATGACTGCTGCCGGAACAATTCAACCAGCGAAAGTAGTAATAATGGGAGCTGGCGTTGCCGGACTTCAAGCTTTAGGAACCGCAAAAAGGTTAGGTGCAATTGTTGAGGTTTCGGATATTCGTCCTTCTGTAAAGGAAGAAGTCCAATCATTGGGTGGTAGGTTTATTGAAGTAGAGACTGATGAAAACATGCAAGATTCCGGAGGTTATGCAAAAGAAGCTTCGGAAGAATTTTTGAAGAAACAAAAAGCATTGATTTTCAAACATGTTACAAATGCAGATATTGTAATTACTACTGCATTGGTTCCTGGAAAAAAATCTCCAATTTTGGTAACTGAAGAAATGGTTAAAGGAATGCGACACGGTTCTGTAATATTAGATATGGCTGTAGAATTTGGAGGTAATTGTGAAATCAGCGAAAAAGGAAAAATCGTAAAAAAATATGGCGTCACAATTATTGGTGAACCTAATCTTCCAAGTTTGGTGCCAACAAATTCAAGTGAAGTTTATAGTAAAAATCTTTTAGCACTTTTAGAACATATTTCTAAAGACGGAAAAATTGAACTAAATCTTGATGATGAAATTGTTAAAGGTGCGCTAATAACATATAACAAAGAAGTAATTCAAGAAAGAACCAAAAATCTATTAAATAATATTTAG
- a CDS encoding NAD(P) transhydrogenase subunit alpha, which translates to MQIHELLMLIYVFVLAIFVGFELITKVPPTLHTPLMSGSNAISGITIVGALLSAGHNEFGLSTILGVIALIFATINVVGGYLVTDRMLKMFKKK; encoded by the coding sequence ATGCAGATTCATGAACTTTTAATGCTGATATATGTTTTTGTTCTTGCAATTTTTGTTGGTTTTGAGTTAATAACAAAAGTTCCACCAACTTTGCATACTCCGCTAATGTCCGGATCTAATGCTATTTCCGGAATTACAATTGTTGGGGCACTTCTTAGTGCCGGTCACAATGAATTTGGTTTAAGTACAATTCTTGGAGTGATAGCGTTGATTTTTGCAACAATAAATGTTGTCGGAGGTTATTTAGTTACCGATAGAATGTTAAAAATGTTTAAGAAAAAGTGA
- a CDS encoding NAD(P)(+) transhydrogenase (Re/Si-specific) subunit beta — protein MEVLTYIIYLVASILFIFGIKQLGSPKTARQGNFISSLGMFLAIVITLFDQRVLTFEYILIGIVVGSLTGTLMAYKVPMTGMPQMVGLLNGFGGGASLLVGYAEFYHLIRNSENIDIATGSTIALSILIGGVTFTGSFVAFGKLQEIITGKVVKYPLQNQINVLLFLAVVVAGVLVVMEPYSGNSLLILIGTISLVLGVLLVLPIGGADMPVAISLLNSYSGLAASMTGFVLKNNMLIIAGALVGASGIILTIIMCKGMNRSLMNVVLGGWADAGSGGASSSGSQGEAKSIDAEELAMMLDSVQNVVIVPGYGMAVAQAQHAVRDLTNILEKKGINVRFAIHPVAGRMPGHMNVLLAEAQVSYDKLFALEDINDDFPNVDIAFIVGANDVVNPAARNDKNSPIFGMPILNVDYAKTVIVNKRSMNAGYAGIQNELFFYPNTLMFFGSAKEAINKLVNELKEL, from the coding sequence ATGGAAGTTTTGACATATATAATTTATTTAGTTGCATCAATCCTTTTTATTTTTGGCATTAAACAACTTGGCTCACCAAAAACAGCAAGGCAAGGAAATTTTATATCTTCATTAGGAATGTTTCTCGCAATAGTAATAACACTTTTTGATCAAAGAGTTTTAACTTTTGAATATATATTAATTGGAATTGTAGTTGGTTCCTTAACTGGAACTTTAATGGCATACAAAGTTCCAATGACTGGAATGCCCCAAATGGTTGGATTACTAAACGGATTTGGCGGCGGGGCATCACTATTAGTTGGATATGCAGAATTTTATCATCTAATAAGAAATTCTGAGAATATTGATATTGCAACCGGAAGTACAATTGCTTTATCTATTTTAATTGGAGGAGTTACATTTACTGGTTCATTTGTTGCTTTTGGAAAACTTCAAGAAATTATTACTGGAAAGGTTGTTAAATATCCGCTTCAAAATCAAATAAATGTTTTGTTATTTCTTGCAGTTGTTGTAGCTGGAGTATTAGTTGTAATGGAACCATATTCTGGAAATTCGTTGTTAATACTAATTGGAACTATCTCATTAGTTTTGGGTGTGCTTTTAGTGTTACCAATCGGAGGCGCAGATATGCCGGTAGCCATTTCATTATTAAATTCATATTCTGGATTAGCAGCTTCAATGACAGGATTTGTGCTTAAAAATAATATGTTAATTATTGCAGGAGCTTTAGTTGGAGCATCAGGAATAATATTAACAATAATTATGTGTAAAGGAATGAATCGTTCATTAATGAATGTTGTACTTGGCGGTTGGGCAGATGCGGGAAGTGGTGGTGCATCTTCGAGTGGTTCGCAAGGAGAAGCAAAATCTATTGATGCTGAGGAATTAGCTATGATGTTAGATTCTGTGCAAAATGTTGTTATTGTTCCGGGTTATGGAATGGCGGTAGCTCAAGCTCAGCATGCTGTTAGAGATTTAACCAACATTCTGGAGAAAAAAGGAATAAATGTAAGATTTGCAATACATCCAGTAGCAGGAAGAATGCCCGGTCATATGAATGTTCTTTTAGCTGAAGCACAAGTTTCTTACGATAAACTTTTTGCATTGGAAGACATTAATGATGATTTCCCCAACGTAGATATTGCCTTTATTGTTGGGGCAAACGACGTAGTTAATCCAGCAGCACGTAATGATAAAAATTCTCCAATATTTGGAATGCCAATTTTAAATGTTGATTACGCAAAAACAGTAATTGTAAATAAAAGATCAATGAATGCTGGTTATGCAGGGATTCAAAATGAATTATTTTTCTATCCAAACACATTAATGTTTTTCGGAAGTGCAAAAGAAGCCATCAATAAGCTAGTGAATGAGCTAAAAGAATTGTAA
- a CDS encoding MFS transporter produces MTQNQKKINPAFWVPTLYFSEGLPFVATSVVSVLMYKSLGLSDSDIAFFTTLIMWPWTLKPLWGPFIEMFKTKKYFVVATQFIGGITFGLLALSLPLDGFLKYSLALFVIIAFNSATHDIAADGVYVNSLDNKEQAKYVGWQGAFYNVAKILSQGALVYIAGKLEIVLGIVEAWMVVMGIIGSILIIMGFYHLKMLPTGGTSTAVSSTKEAFKTFSEVVKSFFAKKYIYWGIAFIILFRMSEGQLTKIVPLFMRAARENGGLGLLTSDIGIAYGIFGATAFVLGSIAGGYFVAKRKLANSILILAAFFNIPNIVYTYLAFTVPENFAIVCGAITIEWFGYGFGFVAVILFMMQQIAPGPYKMAHYAFATAIMNLGFMLPSMISGFISDYLGYKYFFVWTMIATIPSFLVAWLVPFREVEE; encoded by the coding sequence ATGACTCAAAATCAAAAAAAAATCAATCCAGCCTTTTGGGTTCCTACATTATATTTCTCTGAAGGTTTACCCTTTGTTGCAACTTCTGTTGTATCGGTTTTAATGTATAAAAGTTTGGGATTAAGCGATTCCGATATTGCTTTTTTTACAACTTTAATTATGTGGCCATGGACACTTAAACCTTTATGGGGTCCATTTATAGAAATGTTCAAAACAAAAAAATATTTTGTTGTTGCAACTCAATTTATTGGAGGAATTACTTTTGGCTTATTGGCACTTTCTCTTCCTTTAGATGGATTCTTAAAATATTCACTTGCACTATTTGTAATAATTGCCTTTAATTCTGCAACCCATGATATTGCTGCAGATGGAGTTTATGTAAATTCTTTAGATAATAAAGAACAAGCTAAATATGTTGGATGGCAAGGTGCATTTTATAATGTTGCAAAAATATTATCTCAAGGTGCATTAGTTTATATTGCAGGAAAACTTGAAATTGTTTTAGGTATTGTTGAAGCTTGGATGGTAGTTATGGGAATTATTGGCTCAATACTAATTATTATGGGATTTTATCATCTCAAAATGTTACCTACCGGAGGAACCTCGACTGCTGTTAGTTCAACAAAAGAAGCATTTAAAACATTTAGTGAAGTTGTTAAATCTTTTTTTGCAAAAAAATATATTTATTGGGGGATTGCTTTTATTATTTTGTTCAGAATGTCGGAAGGACAATTGACTAAAATTGTTCCTCTATTTATGCGTGCAGCAAGAGAGAATGGCGGGCTTGGTTTACTTACTTCGGATATTGGAATTGCATATGGTATTTTTGGAGCTACTGCATTTGTTCTTGGTTCAATTGCCGGAGGTTACTTTGTTGCGAAAAGAAAATTAGCAAATTCAATATTAATTTTAGCTGCATTTTTTAACATTCCAAATATCGTTTATACTTACTTAGCTTTTACAGTTCCTGAAAATTTTGCAATTGTTTGTGGTGCAATAACAATTGAATGGTTCGGTTATGGTTTTGGATTTGTTGCTGTCATACTTTTTATGATGCAACAAATTGCTCCTGGACCATATAAAATGGCACATTATGCATTTGCAACAGCAATTATGAATTTAGGTTTTATGCTTCCATCTATGATAAGCGGATTTATTAGTGATTATCTTGGATATAAATATTTTTTTGTTTGGACGATGATTGCTACAATTCCTTCTTTTTTAGTAGCATGGCTTGTTCCATTTAGAGAAGTTGAAGAATAA
- a CDS encoding N,N'-diacetylchitobiose phosphorylase, with protein sequence MKYGYFDNKNREYVIDRPDVPVSWTNYLGVKDLCTVISHNAGGYSFYKSTEHHRVTRFRPNGVPLDRPGHYVYIRDDETGEYWSISWQPVGKDFTKAKYTCRHGMSYSKFQCEFNDINAEQILFIPLDDDVELWDIKIKNNSGRSRKLSVFSYVEFSFHHVEIDNQNFQMSLYASGSNYKDEIIEYDFFYEPWTFHFFASNFNPDSYDCVRDSFIGSYRSESNPFAVENGKCSNSTELGGNHCGSLHKKLELQSGEETRLIYMLGVGSREEKGREIKTKYSDLKNVDNEFDRLKKYWDTKTSKFICKTPNEGLNTMINIWTLYQAEVCVIWSRFASFVETGGRVGLGYRDTSQDIMGVVHTNPEKTKQRIIELLQGHTSYGYGLHLFDPDVFKPKENKLPGVKLPTVVPTKNPEDIVHGMEDVCSDDAIWLVASISEWIVENGELDFFDNIVRYANGGEGTVYEHLTKILDFSAKYVGNNGICQGLRADWNDCLNLGGGESSMVSFMHYWAINIFIESAKILDKNNDVLKYLEMAEKVKQSCENELWDGEWYIRGFTKSGKKIGSNETEEGKVFLNAQSWAVMSGVAKDERADKAMNAVDKYLYSKYGLHLLWPAYGKPNDEIGYVTRVYKGIKENAAIFSHPNPWAVIAECKLGNGNRAMKYYDSILPYNQNDIIEIRQSEPYSYCQFIMGKDHTAHGRARHPWLTGTASWFYTAATKHILGIQPTYKGLKVDPCIPSDWKEFEVIREWRGAVYNIKVENPNGSEKGVKTIKVNGKIIDGIIPIFSKGENVIVEVVM encoded by the coding sequence ATGAAATACGGTTATTTTGATAATAAGAACAGAGAATATGTTATTGATAGACCGGACGTTCCGGTTTCATGGACAAATTATTTAGGGGTTAAAGATCTTTGTACGGTAATTTCACACAATGCCGGAGGATATTCTTTTTACAAATCAACAGAGCATCATAGAGTTACAAGATTTCGCCCAAATGGAGTCCCGCTTGATCGCCCTGGACATTATGTATATATACGTGATGATGAGACCGGAGAATATTGGTCAATCTCTTGGCAGCCGGTTGGCAAAGATTTTACAAAAGCTAAATATACTTGTCGCCATGGAATGTCTTACTCCAAATTTCAATGTGAATTTAATGATATAAATGCGGAACAAATTTTATTCATCCCTTTGGATGATGATGTTGAATTATGGGACATTAAAATTAAAAACAATTCAGGAAGATCGAGAAAACTTAGCGTTTTTTCTTATGTGGAATTTTCATTCCATCATGTTGAAATTGATAATCAAAATTTTCAAATGAGTTTGTACGCCAGCGGTTCAAATTATAAAGACGAAATTATCGAGTATGATTTTTTCTATGAACCATGGACTTTTCATTTCTTTGCATCAAATTTTAATCCGGATAGTTATGATTGTGTAAGAGATTCATTTATCGGTAGTTATAGATCGGAATCAAATCCATTTGCAGTTGAAAATGGAAAATGTTCAAACAGTACTGAACTGGGAGGAAATCATTGCGGATCTTTGCATAAAAAATTAGAATTACAAAGCGGAGAAGAAACAAGACTAATTTATATGCTTGGAGTTGGTTCACGCGAAGAAAAGGGAAGAGAAATAAAAACCAAATATTCTGATTTAAAAAATGTTGATAACGAATTTGATAGATTGAAAAAATATTGGGATACAAAAACATCAAAATTTATATGTAAAACTCCAAATGAAGGTTTGAATACAATGATAAATATTTGGACACTTTACCAAGCTGAAGTTTGTGTAATTTGGTCGAGATTTGCATCGTTTGTAGAAACCGGAGGAAGAGTTGGTTTGGGATATCGCGATACTTCACAAGATATTATGGGCGTTGTGCATACAAATCCCGAAAAAACAAAACAAAGAATTATTGAACTGCTTCAAGGTCATACTAGTTACGGATATGGACTTCATCTTTTTGATCCGGATGTTTTCAAACCAAAAGAAAATAAATTGCCTGGAGTAAAACTTCCAACTGTCGTTCCGACAAAAAATCCAGAAGATATTGTACATGGAATGGAAGATGTTTGTTCTGATGATGCAATTTGGTTAGTTGCTTCAATAAGCGAATGGATTGTAGAAAATGGTGAATTGGATTTTTTTGATAACATAGTTCGTTATGCAAACGGAGGTGAAGGAACGGTTTATGAACATCTCACAAAAATTTTAGATTTCTCTGCAAAGTATGTCGGCAATAATGGAATTTGTCAAGGCCTGCGTGCTGATTGGAATGATTGTCTAAATCTTGGCGGCGGTGAAAGTTCAATGGTTTCATTTATGCATTATTGGGCAATAAATATTTTTATCGAGTCAGCAAAAATTCTTGATAAAAATAATGATGTACTAAAATATTTGGAAATGGCTGAAAAAGTAAAACAGTCATGTGAAAATGAACTTTGGGATGGTGAATGGTATATTAGAGGATTTACAAAATCCGGAAAGAAAATTGGTTCAAATGAAACCGAAGAAGGAAAAGTATTTTTAAATGCACAATCTTGGGCTGTTATGTCTGGTGTTGCAAAAGATGAAAGAGCAGATAAAGCGATGAACGCTGTTGATAAATATTTATATTCAAAATACGGACTTCATTTGTTATGGCCAGCTTATGGGAAGCCAAATGATGAAATTGGATATGTTACAAGAGTTTATAAAGGTATAAAAGAAAATGCGGCAATTTTCAGTCATCCGAATCCATGGGCGGTAATTGCAGAATGCAAATTAGGTAATGGAAATCGTGCAATGAAATATTATGATTCAATTCTTCCATATAATCAAAATGATATTATTGAAATTAGACAATCCGAACCTTATTCATATTGCCAATTTATTATGGGAAAAGATCATACAGCGCATGGAAGAGCCCGTCATCCATGGCTTACCGGAACTGCTTCTTGGTTTTATACCGCAGCTACTAAACATATTTTGGGAATTCAGCCAACTTATAAAGGATTGAAAGTTGATCCGTGTATTCCTTCTGATTGGAAAGAGTTTGAAGTGATAAGAGAATGGCGCGGAGCAGTTTATAACATAAAAGTTGAAAATCCAAATGGATCAGAAAAAGGTGTTAAAACAATAAAAGTTAATGGAAAAATAATTGATGGAATTATTCCTATTTTTTCCAAAGGTGAAAATGTAATTGTTGAAGTTGTTATGTAA
- a CDS encoding family 20 glycosylhydrolase has product MKKIFLTFTIIYFMAFQSCSTINQINYENPNRWNELGENSKLDWRAVHLLHYNSDKQLEAFSKNIPKLASMGINKIILEIDYNFNFQSHPELRQTDSVITKEGAKNFTKVCRKNGIEIIPQFQCVGHQSWAEETYKLLEVYPEFDLTPNAFPNNKGLYCREWDVENPKVYEIVFALLDDIIDAFDAKAMHVGMDEVFLLGSEFSPSTKGKDPAKLFAKAVNDLHNYIVKEKGLEMLMWGDRLIDASKINYGEWESSANGTSGAIDLIPKDIIICDWHYEDFIDYKNLNATEYLSIPMFIEKGFRVLPTSWRRVETMNNLMYYSLTLENPKMLGHLFTLWSSAKGDELLAYPPMVDGLKVGKPFFKNKNN; this is encoded by the coding sequence ATGAAAAAAATATTTTTAACATTTACGATAATCTATTTTATGGCATTTCAATCATGTTCAACTATTAATCAAATTAATTATGAAAATCCAAACAGATGGAATGAACTTGGCGAAAACTCAAAATTAGATTGGCGCGCAGTTCATCTATTGCATTATAATAGTGATAAACAGTTAGAAGCTTTTTCAAAAAATATTCCTAAACTTGCATCAATGGGAATTAATAAAATTATTTTGGAAATTGATTATAATTTTAATTTTCAATCACATCCCGAATTAAGACAAACCGATAGCGTTATTACAAAGGAAGGTGCAAAAAATTTTACAAAAGTTTGCAGAAAAAATGGAATTGAAATAATTCCCCAATTTCAATGTGTGGGCCATCAATCATGGGCTGAAGAAACTTATAAATTGTTGGAAGTTTATCCGGAGTTTGATTTAACTCCAAATGCATTTCCAAATAATAAAGGTTTATACTGTAGAGAATGGGATGTTGAAAATCCAAAAGTTTATGAAATTGTTTTTGCTTTGCTGGATGACATAATTGATGCATTTGATGCAAAGGCAATGCACGTTGGTATGGATGAAGTATTTCTTTTAGGTTCGGAATTTTCGCCATCAACAAAAGGAAAAGATCCCGCAAAACTTTTTGCAAAAGCTGTAAATGATTTGCATAATTATATTGTGAAAGAAAAAGGTTTAGAAATGCTTATGTGGGGCGATAGATTAATTGATGCAAGCAAAATTAATTACGGCGAATGGGAATCTTCAGCAAACGGAACCAGCGGTGCAATAGATTTAATTCCGAAAGATATAATAATTTGTGATTGGCATTATGAAGATTTTATTGATTATAAAAATCTAAATGCGACCGAATATTTATCGATTCCGATGTTTATTGAAAAGGGATTTAGAGTTTTGCCTACAAGCTGGCGCAGAGTTGAAACAATGAATAACCTAATGTATTATAGTTTAACCTTGGAAAATCCTAAAATGTTAGGTCATTTATTTACTCTTTGGTCTTCAGCAAAAGGTGATGAACTGTTAGCGTATCCGCCAATGGTTGATGGACTTAAAGTAGGAAAACCTTTTTTCAAGAACAAAAATAATTAG
- a CDS encoding family 20 glycosylhydrolase — protein sequence MAKFIRLFLILLLPINIYYAINVEDLNLMPYPKSVNLLDGKFRIDENINLELSQNSERLKKYSNKFLMRLANRTGIFLNNPFVNECKNPNVIVDIQRIGLVKLNEDESYEILITQENVKISALTDIGAIRAIETLNQLMLTDENGYYFPACKIIDSPRFPWRGLLIDVGRHFIPIEVVKRNLDGMAAVKLNVLHLHLSDDQGFRVESKTFPKLTELGSDGDFYTQEQIKEIIKYADDIGIRIMPEIDVPSHTTAILTAYPEFGSLPLDYKIERKWGVMDPTLNPSLEETYDFLDKLLKEMSELFVDEYFHIGGDENNGNQWNANLEIQKFMKENNIPDNHALQGYFNNRLLQILTKYGKKLVGWDEIFHPSMPNNIVIQSWRGKEALVESAKKGYQTFLSNDYYIDLMQTTDFHYLNDPIPVDANLTEGQKKFILGGEATMWGEMISAETMDSRIWPRTAAIAERFWSPQNINDVENMYKRLEYISYLLEEHDLKHIKNYERMLRRLTNNNEIESLRNLISVIEPVKIYQRNYLREQTQQSPLTRVVDAATADAKAARDFNQLVENYLSEKSNIELKNKIIQQLNFWKNNHTEFLEVAKKSPILYEIIPMSENLKDISQIGLEIIAAISNGEEIERIIILSKIENFKKPVAQTELMIIKGIENLVNQIEY from the coding sequence ATGGCAAAATTTATAAGATTATTTTTAATATTGCTTCTTCCTATCAATATATATTATGCGATTAATGTTGAAGATTTAAATTTAATGCCTTATCCAAAAAGTGTAAATCTTCTCGATGGGAAATTTAGGATTGATGAAAATATTAATTTGGAATTATCGCAAAATTCTGAACGATTGAAAAAATATTCAAATAAATTTTTAATGAGATTGGCAAATCGAACCGGAATATTTCTCAATAATCCTTTTGTAAATGAGTGTAAAAATCCCAATGTAATAGTTGATATTCAACGAATTGGTTTGGTAAAATTGAATGAAGATGAATCTTATGAAATTTTAATAACACAAGAAAATGTAAAAATTTCGGCACTAACTGATATTGGAGCAATAAGAGCTATTGAAACTTTAAATCAATTAATGCTTACTGATGAAAATGGATACTATTTCCCAGCATGTAAAATTATTGATTCACCAAGATTCCCTTGGCGCGGATTGTTGATTGATGTTGGCCGGCATTTTATTCCTATTGAAGTCGTGAAAAGAAATTTGGATGGAATGGCAGCAGTAAAATTAAATGTTTTACATCTTCATTTATCTGATGATCAAGGATTTAGAGTGGAAAGTAAAACTTTCCCAAAGTTAACAGAGCTTGGTTCTGATGGAGATTTTTATACTCAAGAACAAATAAAAGAAATTATTAAATATGCAGATGATATTGGAATTCGTATCATGCCGGAAATAGATGTTCCAAGTCATACAACAGCAATTTTAACTGCTTATCCGGAATTCGGAAGTTTACCTCTTGATTATAAAATTGAAAGAAAATGGGGCGTAATGGATCCGACATTAAATCCCTCACTTGAAGAAACTTATGATTTCCTTGATAAATTATTAAAAGAAATGAGTGAACTTTTTGTTGATGAATATTTTCATATTGGTGGCGATGAAAATAATGGAAATCAATGGAATGCAAATTTGGAAATTCAAAAATTCATGAAAGAAAATAATATACCAGATAATCATGCTTTGCAAGGATATTTTAATAATCGTCTTTTACAAATCTTAACAAAATATGGAAAAAAATTAGTCGGTTGGGATGAAATTTTTCATCCATCAATGCCTAATAATATTGTTATCCAATCATGGCGGGGGAAAGAGGCATTAGTCGAATCTGCAAAAAAAGGATACCAAACTTTTCTTTCGAATGATTATTATATTGATTTAATGCAGACAACAGATTTTCATTATTTAAATGATCCGATACCGGTAGATGCAAATCTAACGGAAGGTCAGAAAAAATTTATTCTTGGCGGAGAAGCAACAATGTGGGGAGAAATGATTTCTGCAGAAACAATGGACTCAAGAATTTGGCCGAGAACAGCAGCAATTGCAGAAAGATTTTGGTCGCCGCAAAATATAAATGATGTTGAAAATATGTACAAGCGTTTGGAATATATTAGTTATTTATTGGAAGAACATGATTTGAAGCATATAAAAAATTATGAAAGAATGTTGAGAAGATTAACAAATAATAATGAAATTGAATCTTTACGAAATTTAATATCCGTAATTGAACCGGTAAAAATTTATCAGAGAAATTATTTGCGTGAACAAACTCAGCAATCACCATTAACAAGAGTGGTTGATGCAGCAACCGCCGATGCAAAAGCTGCAAGGGATTTTAATCAACTTGTTGAAAATTATTTATCTGAAAAAAGTAATATAGAATTGAAAAATAAAATAATTCAGCAATTAAATTTTTGGAAAAATAATCATACAGAATTTTTAGAAGTTGCAAAAAAATCTCCAATTCTGTATGAGATAATTCCAATGTCTGAGAATTTAAAAGATATTTCTCAAATTGGTTTGGAAATCATTGCAGCGATTTCAAATGGGGAAGAAATTGAAAGAATAATAATTTTATCTAAGATTGAAAATTTTAAAAAACCCGTTGCGCAGACTGAATTGATGATTATTAAAGGAATTGAAAATTTAGTTAATCAAATAGAATATTAA